From Pararhodobacter zhoushanensis, the proteins below share one genomic window:
- a CDS encoding TonB-dependent receptor plug domain-containing protein has protein sequence MRRILSSVSLLALGLSTQPAMAQEYYDLGTLILSGGLTPIEQANLGRAVTVVTGDEIEERGLTTVQEALRALPGVAVNGSGDSFTQVRIRGGEANHTLILIDGIEAAGGDGEYILSGLETAMIERIEVLRGPQSVVYGSNASAGVINIVTRRATPGLTRDIQIETGAAHRASGFFGWRGTRGGVSLALSHLDDQGYDNSGDGGERDGIRRSTAILSADYTLSDTLVLDVTLRRSREHYDFDSTNWAATDADGYVVDDPTQYSDRDEMTAGLGLTYTTLGGRLTHRVSLATTQNSQANNGAAPTDTRSDAAHYRLSFGLDGAPVETSAHLLNAMVEWERDSSSSNPLYDRTSTSYALEYRGEIGGWSVQAGARHDDNSVFADARTWTLAAAYDFGGGWRLHGSAGTGVVNPSYFELYANAFGYVGNPNLAPERNRSIDLGLEMPLGDTGTLDVTVFREALTDEITAVSTGPGSFSYINQTGDSLRHGAEISARTQVSDTLSLRAAYTYLQAENPDGSVEIRRPQHELALGASWGFAQGRGRLSADLRHVRGNWDTQFWGANATVELPAYTTVDVAAQYDLSTRMTLVGRVSNLFDAEVMDVWGYAGRGRAAYVGLQARF, from the coding sequence ATGCGCCGAATTCTGTCTTCCGTTTCCCTGTTGGCCCTTGGCCTGTCCACCCAGCCTGCCATGGCGCAAGAGTATTACGATCTTGGCACGCTGATCCTCAGCGGCGGGCTGACCCCCATCGAGCAGGCCAATCTTGGCCGCGCCGTCACCGTCGTCACCGGCGACGAGATCGAAGAGCGCGGCCTGACCACCGTGCAAGAAGCCCTGCGCGCTCTGCCCGGGGTGGCGGTCAACGGCTCGGGCGACAGCTTCACGCAAGTGCGTATCCGCGGCGGCGAGGCCAATCACACGCTGATCCTGATCGACGGGATCGAGGCGGCGGGCGGTGACGGGGAATACATCCTCAGCGGTCTGGAAACCGCGATGATCGAGCGCATCGAGGTGCTGCGCGGCCCGCAATCGGTGGTCTATGGCTCGAATGCCTCGGCGGGGGTGATCAACATCGTCACCCGCCGCGCCACACCCGGCCTGACCCGTGACATCCAGATCGAGACCGGCGCGGCGCATCGGGCAAGCGGGTTCTTTGGCTGGCGCGGTACGCGGGGCGGCGTGTCGCTGGCGTTGTCGCATCTCGACGATCAGGGCTACGACAATTCCGGCGATGGCGGCGAACGGGACGGCATCCGCCGCTCGACGGCGATCCTGTCAGCCGATTACACGCTGAGCGACACGCTGGTGCTGGATGTCACCTTGCGCCGCTCGCGCGAGCATTATGACTTTGACTCGACCAACTGGGCGGCGACCGATGCCGACGGCTATGTCGTCGATGATCCCACCCAGTACAGCGACCGCGACGAGATGACGGCGGGTCTGGGATTGACCTATACCACGCTCGGCGGTCGGCTGACGCACCGGGTGTCGCTGGCCACGACGCAGAACAGTCAGGCCAACAATGGCGCGGCCCCCACGGATACGCGCAGCGATGCCGCGCATTACCGGCTGAGCTTCGGGCTGGATGGCGCGCCGGTCGAGACCTCGGCGCATCTGCTCAACGCGATGGTCGAATGGGAGCGCGATTCGAGCAGCTCGAACCCGCTCTATGACCGGACCAGCACCTCTTACGCGCTGGAATATCGCGGCGAGATCGGCGGCTGGTCGGTGCAGGCCGGGGCACGCCATGACGACAACAGCGTGTTCGCGGATGCCAGAACCTGGACGCTTGCGGCGGCCTATGATTTCGGCGGCGGCTGGCGGTTGCATGGCTCGGCGGGCACCGGGGTGGTGAACCCCAGCTATTTCGAGCTTTACGCCAATGCCTTTGGCTATGTCGGCAACCCCAACCTTGCGCCCGAACGCAACCGCTCGATCGATCTGGGGCTGGAGATGCCCTTGGGCGACACCGGCACACTGGATGTGACGGTGTTCCGCGAGGCTCTGACCGATGAGATCACCGCCGTCTCGACGGGACCGGGCAGCTTCAGCTACATCAACCAGACCGGCGACAGCCTGCGTCACGGGGCCGAGATCAGCGCGCGCACGCAGGTGTCGGACACGCTGTCGCTGCGCGCGGCCTACACCTATCTTCAGGCCGAAAACCCCGATGGCAGCGTCGAGATCCGCCGCCCGCAGCACGAGCTGGCCCTCGGGGCGAGCTGGGGCTTTGCGCAGGGGCGCGGCAGGCTGAGCGCCGACCTGCGCCATGTGCGCGGCAATTGGGACACGCAGTTCTGGGGCGCAAATGCCACGGTCGAGCTGCCCGCCTACACCACCGTCGATGTCGCCGCGCAGTATGATCTGAGCACGCGCATGACGCTGGTCGGACGGGTGTCGAACCTGTTCGACGCCGAGGTGATGGATGTCTGGGGTTACGCAGGACGGGGGCGCGCCGCTTATGTCGGTCTTCAGGCGCGTTTCTGA
- a CDS encoding ABC transporter substrate-binding protein, with the protein MNLCTDQLALMLAAPGQLVSVSYLAQDGVVAPLQEAARALPANHGLAEEVYLLQPDLVLAGRYSTVATVAMLQRLGVPVIRFEPENSLDDVEASLAQMGAALGRDAEAQAVIARFRQDRALLATHAAQVRAGAEGPRAVLYSARGWTGGSETLSGDILRAAGLRNLADELGLAWGGMVALESLLIADPDRLILGQPGHSPEGWSEARALLHHPALRHSRAYATGVTANDRDWVCGTPYVLGAIARLIDGTAP; encoded by the coding sequence ATGAACCTGTGCACCGACCAGCTGGCCCTGATGCTGGCGGCGCCGGGGCAGCTGGTTTCGGTCAGCTATCTGGCGCAGGACGGTGTCGTTGCCCCGCTGCAAGAGGCCGCGCGCGCCCTGCCCGCCAATCATGGGCTGGCCGAAGAGGTCTACCTGCTGCAGCCGGACCTCGTGCTGGCCGGGCGGTATTCGACGGTCGCAACCGTCGCGATGCTGCAGCGCCTCGGCGTGCCTGTGATCCGGTTCGAGCCTGAGAACAGCCTTGATGACGTCGAAGCCTCGCTGGCACAGATGGGGGCCGCGCTGGGGCGCGACGCCGAAGCCCAAGCGGTCATCGCCCGTTTCCGCCAGGACCGTGCGCTGCTCGCCACCCATGCCGCGCAGGTCCGCGCCGGGGCCGAGGGACCGCGCGCGGTGCTCTATTCCGCGCGGGGCTGGACCGGCGGGTCAGAAACCCTGTCCGGTGACATCCTGCGCGCCGCCGGGCTGCGCAATCTCGCTGACGAGCTGGGCCTCGCGTGGGGGGGCATGGTTGCCCTCGAATCCCTGCTGATCGCCGATCCGGACCGGCTGATCCTTGGCCAGCCGGGCCACAGCCCCGAAGGCTGGTCCGAGGCGCGCGCGCTGCTTCACCATCCGGCCCTGCGCCACAGCCGCGCCTACGCTACGGGCGTCACCGCGAATGACCGGGACTGGGTCTGCGGTACGCCGTATGTTCTGGGCGCGATTGCCCGGCTGATCGACGGGACGGCACCATGA